A region from the Aphis gossypii isolate Hap1 chromosome 1, ASM2018417v2, whole genome shotgun sequence genome encodes:
- the LOC114121323 gene encoding uncharacterized protein LOC114121323 isoform X2: MTEVTSRTVGFRTSADGDRKALSVRRYEAKPPENLELVDPDNLIATTKEEEWVTKKKVELTTKKQIETRVKRQVVLEDGKIVEDSGPIVTTNTTEDTEKQEHQQTEHRQLGDEGDGENTKEVVVRISSLEGNPSLLKEVREKKIKSREEKEELVETEDVVHLGNISDKAYQEAVQSKRDIREALEEANHKLVHVNSTGPRVVHQSTKNKKVTDTEDTRHTREVQKDGKIITETSKTTEHEEVNGVDEPDSVPLPPSALQESLRESSHRYAKTKDQELVEYLADGEKIGEQMRYEAINEEGDRLGDVNQLQMMANAGELAGWESLSERIRKMRDRQQHPVAGKTLADFDEEERTRKVETAKWLEHHFGSESTRSSTGNLSEEEEDDRGHQKTTSNSFINVTMKSTETPANGYFKGVSEWKNNESTPIRPPIRRKREQKTEIIKNTVNELESSPLFNSVQQRVQGYEMTKDKLSGRNAINGFKQSHHNGYAQTSATVDRRHDSTESPVPSDPYRSWDQRRRRSADSHRNSKSTAAVAPEPKPDYSPEPERRASNGSSTAGGRSKKVYQKTRFAADARPAPENGGNGKQERKKSFGESFRRLVGKFTGGGHGSKSDADRKNKNRKKPESAERRHADSGDDGDYGYDGENTYRSYDGGVRPVADRHQRLFGSTQTLDRHRAGRTANHNRSSSKVRDDDYDEDDYDDDDDVHRYNEHRSQDIRGSSPVMNGGGGRTSNGVHRYYLGEDPFGGSIYGREREYDGGKRRPHKKNGSSGTYDSPQHHHHSTHYVQRTIPVNTTSTTLGRFSKSTGRLLSDDYNSSVSDRAQTLPRKLRTESKIKKQVHASRENDYGGVTNRSAANSGSMINVSFANGPTKPQRTFSKPSLLRSQSFNVQPDPGHQTRRSISTLHRLEESPPPLKSPNIVSMLSRSTKDLSVGADDGYRSLSGSWASPGELSNGGGGGASTAYRRDDPKKKIFMKGLLDHAPELYKTLSHQEDTTTSTTTGRRYSPVKMDRPYSSSGHSSSPTIRHGSGGEVTNRSVTRRGSKDDYTETVRITSKSDDPYRPSVTNTVQNFTKKKVPRDGRVETIESTETKTVTKSRYNGGDAINGYNNGIGGGVVIEVRNGRN; this comes from the exons AAGAATGGGTGACTAAGAAAAAAGTTGAATTGACTACCAAAAAACAAATCGAAACCAGAGTTAAAAGACAAGTTGTGTTGGAAGACGGTAAAATCGTCGAAGACTCTGGGCCAATAGTTACGACTAATACGACTGAAGATACAGAAAAACAGGAACATCAACAAACcgaa cATCGTCAATTGGGTGACGAAGGTGACGGAGAAAATACCAAAGAAGTTGTCGTGAGAATATCTTCATTGGAAGGTAACCCATCATTGCTGAAAGAAGTTcgagagaaaaaaatcaagagtCGAGAAGAAAAAGAAGAACTTGTAGAAACAGAGGATGTGGTTCACCTAGGAAATATCAGCGATAAG gCCTATCAAGAAGCAGTACAAAGTAAACGAGACATCCGTGAAGCTCTCGAAGAAGCCAATCACAAATTGGTTCACGTAAACAGCACTGGACCCAGAGTAGTGCATCAGAGTACCAAAAACAAGAAAGTAACAGATACAGAAGATACTAGACATACAAGAGAAGTTCAAAAAGATGGTAAAATCATTACAGAAACATCAAAAACCACCGAACACGAAGag GTAAACGGTGTTGATGAACCAGACAGTGTTCCTTTGCCGCCCTCAGCACTACAAGAGTCGTTGCGTGAAAGTTCACATCGATACGCCAAGACTAAAGATCAGGAGTTGGTTGAGTATTTAGCGGATGGTGAAAAGATTGGAGAACAAATGCGTTACGAAGCGATCAATGAAGAAGGAGATCGACTTGGCGACGTCAACCAACTACAGATGATGGCAAATGCGGGTGAATTGGCAGGCTGGGAGAGCTTATCGGAAAGAATACGCAAGATGCGTGATAGACAACAGCATCCGGTTGCCGGGAAAACGCTTGCGGACTTCGATGAAGAAGAACGAACTAGAAAA GTGGAAACAGCTAAATGGCTAGAGCATCATTTCGGTAGCGAATCAACCAGGTCATCTACAGGAAACTTAtcagaagaagaagaagatgaTCGAGGACATCAAAAGACCACGTCCAATAGTTTCATAAATGTAACTATGAAATCAACAGAAACGCCAGCAAATGGATACTTCAAAGGAGTGTCTGAgtggaaaaataatgaatctaCTCCTATAAGACCACCAATCAGGAGAAAAAGAGAACAGAAAaccgaaattattaaaaacactgTTAACGAATTAGAGTCATCTCCATTGTTCAATTCAGTCCAACAAAGGGTCCAGGGATATGAAATGACAAAAGATAAGTTGTCTGGACGTAATGCgataaatggttttaaacaATCGCATCACAACGGATATGCTCAG ACCTCGGCTACTGTCGACAGACGTCACGACTCGACCGAATCGCCGGTGCCGTCGGACCCGTACCGGTCGTGGGACCAACGCCGGCGGCGATCGGCGGACAGCCACCGCAATAGCAAATCGACGGCCGCAGTGGCGCCAGAACCGAAACCAGACTATTCGCCGGAACCCGAACGGCGGGCCAGCAACGGGTCGTCGACGGCGGGCGGACGATCGAAAAAGGTGTACCAGAAGACGAGGTTTGCGGCGGACGCGCGACCGGCGCCCGAAAACGGCGGAAACGGCAAACAGGAGCGGAAGAAGTCGTTCGGCGAATCGTTCCGGCGGCTGGTGGGCAAGTTCACGGGCGGCGGGCACGGCAGCAAGTCGGACGCCGATCGGAAGAATAAAAACCGTAAGAAACCGGAATCGGCCGAGCGACGGCACGCCGACAGCGGCGACGACGGCGACTACGGTTACGACGGCGAGAACACCTACAGGAGTTACGACGGCGGCGTCAGACCAGTCGCCGACCGCCACCAGCGATTGTTCGGCAGCACGCAGACGTTGGACCGACACCGAGCCGGACGGACGGCCAACCACAACCGCAGCAGTAGCAAGGTTCGCGACGACGATTACGACGAAGacgactacgacgacgacgacgacgttcACCGGTACAACGAGCACCGCAGTCAGGACATCAGAGGATCATCGCCTGTGAtgaacggcggcggcggcaggaCTAGCAACGGAGTGCACAGGTACTACTTGGGCGAGGACCCTTTTGGCGGCAGTATTTACGGCCGCGAGAGGGAATACGACGGCGGCAAGCGCAGACCACACAAGAAGAACGGCAGCAGCGGCACTTACGACTCCCCGCAACATCATCACCACAGCACTCATTACGTCCagag GACTATACCAGTGAACACGACCAGTACTACATTGGGTCGGTTTAGCAAGTCTACAGGACGTTTGTTATCCGACGATTACAACAGTAGCGTATCGGATAGAGCTCAAACGCTGCCAAGAAAACTCCGAACGgagagcaaaataaaaaagcag GTGCACGCGTCCCGGGAGAACGATTACGGCGGAGTTACGAACCGATCGGCAGCCAACTCCGGGAGCATGATCAACGTATCGTTCGCCAACGGGCCGACCAAGCCGCAGCGGACGTTCTCGAAACCGTCGCTGCTCCGGAGCCAAAGCTTCAACGTTCAACCGGACCCGGGACACCAGACGCGCCGGTCGATCAGCACGCTGCACCGGCTTGAAgagtcgccgccgccgctcaAGAGCCCGAACATCGTGAGCATGTTGAGCAGGAGCACCAAGGACCTGTCGGTGGGCGCGGACGACGGGTACAGATCGCTGTCGGGCAGCTGGGCCAGCCCGGGAGAGCTGAGCAACgggggcggcggcggcgcgaGCACCGCGTACCGGCGGGACGATCCGAAGAAGAAGATCTTCATGAAGGGCCTGCTGGACCACGCGCCCGAGCTGTACAAGACGCTCAGCCACCAGGAGGACACGACCACCAGCACCACCACTGGCCGGCGGTATTCGCCCGTGAAGATGGACAGGCCGTACTCGAGCAGCGGCCACTCGTCGTCGCCGACCATCAGGCACGGCAGCGGCGGCGAGGTGACCAATCGGAGCGTGACGCGCCGCGGCAGCAAGGACGATTACACCGAGACGGTGAGGATCACGTCCAAGTCGGACGACCCGTACCGGCCGAGCGTCACCAACACGGTGCAGAACTTCACCAAGAAAAAGGTGCCCAGGGACGGCCGGGTGGAGACCATCGAGTCGACCGAGACCAAGACGGTGACCAAGAGTCGGTACAACGGCGGCGACGCCATCAACGGGTACAATAACGGCATCGGTGGCGGCGTGGTGATCGAAGTCAGGAACGGCAGGAACTGA
- the LOC114121323 gene encoding uncharacterized protein LOC114121323 isoform X1, which yields MVVILIVPAPTSPPDNGAGRYGGVVDPAKSPGDRSTSTTSISFVSSDNSSYCFSQVDPDNLIATTKEEEWVTKKKVELTTKKQIETRVKRQVVLEDGKIVEDSGPIVTTNTTEDTEKQEHQQTEHRQLGDEGDGENTKEVVVRISSLEGNPSLLKEVREKKIKSREEKEELVETEDVVHLGNISDKAYQEAVQSKRDIREALEEANHKLVHVNSTGPRVVHQSTKNKKVTDTEDTRHTREVQKDGKIITETSKTTEHEEVNGVDEPDSVPLPPSALQESLRESSHRYAKTKDQELVEYLADGEKIGEQMRYEAINEEGDRLGDVNQLQMMANAGELAGWESLSERIRKMRDRQQHPVAGKTLADFDEEERTRKVETAKWLEHHFGSESTRSSTGNLSEEEEDDRGHQKTTSNSFINVTMKSTETPANGYFKGVSEWKNNESTPIRPPIRRKREQKTEIIKNTVNELESSPLFNSVQQRVQGYEMTKDKLSGRNAINGFKQSHHNGYAQTSATVDRRHDSTESPVPSDPYRSWDQRRRRSADSHRNSKSTAAVAPEPKPDYSPEPERRASNGSSTAGGRSKKVYQKTRFAADARPAPENGGNGKQERKKSFGESFRRLVGKFTGGGHGSKSDADRKNKNRKKPESAERRHADSGDDGDYGYDGENTYRSYDGGVRPVADRHQRLFGSTQTLDRHRAGRTANHNRSSSKVRDDDYDEDDYDDDDDVHRYNEHRSQDIRGSSPVMNGGGGRTSNGVHRYYLGEDPFGGSIYGREREYDGGKRRPHKKNGSSGTYDSPQHHHHSTHYVQRTIPVNTTSTTLGRFSKSTGRLLSDDYNSSVSDRAQTLPRKLRTESKIKKQVHASRENDYGGVTNRSAANSGSMINVSFANGPTKPQRTFSKPSLLRSQSFNVQPDPGHQTRRSISTLHRLEESPPPLKSPNIVSMLSRSTKDLSVGADDGYRSLSGSWASPGELSNGGGGGASTAYRRDDPKKKIFMKGLLDHAPELYKTLSHQEDTTTSTTTGRRYSPVKMDRPYSSSGHSSSPTIRHGSGGEVTNRSVTRRGSKDDYTETVRITSKSDDPYRPSVTNTVQNFTKKKVPRDGRVETIESTETKTVTKSRYNGGDAINGYNNGIGGGVVIEVRNGRN from the exons AAGAATGGGTGACTAAGAAAAAAGTTGAATTGACTACCAAAAAACAAATCGAAACCAGAGTTAAAAGACAAGTTGTGTTGGAAGACGGTAAAATCGTCGAAGACTCTGGGCCAATAGTTACGACTAATACGACTGAAGATACAGAAAAACAGGAACATCAACAAACcgaa cATCGTCAATTGGGTGACGAAGGTGACGGAGAAAATACCAAAGAAGTTGTCGTGAGAATATCTTCATTGGAAGGTAACCCATCATTGCTGAAAGAAGTTcgagagaaaaaaatcaagagtCGAGAAGAAAAAGAAGAACTTGTAGAAACAGAGGATGTGGTTCACCTAGGAAATATCAGCGATAAG gCCTATCAAGAAGCAGTACAAAGTAAACGAGACATCCGTGAAGCTCTCGAAGAAGCCAATCACAAATTGGTTCACGTAAACAGCACTGGACCCAGAGTAGTGCATCAGAGTACCAAAAACAAGAAAGTAACAGATACAGAAGATACTAGACATACAAGAGAAGTTCAAAAAGATGGTAAAATCATTACAGAAACATCAAAAACCACCGAACACGAAGag GTAAACGGTGTTGATGAACCAGACAGTGTTCCTTTGCCGCCCTCAGCACTACAAGAGTCGTTGCGTGAAAGTTCACATCGATACGCCAAGACTAAAGATCAGGAGTTGGTTGAGTATTTAGCGGATGGTGAAAAGATTGGAGAACAAATGCGTTACGAAGCGATCAATGAAGAAGGAGATCGACTTGGCGACGTCAACCAACTACAGATGATGGCAAATGCGGGTGAATTGGCAGGCTGGGAGAGCTTATCGGAAAGAATACGCAAGATGCGTGATAGACAACAGCATCCGGTTGCCGGGAAAACGCTTGCGGACTTCGATGAAGAAGAACGAACTAGAAAA GTGGAAACAGCTAAATGGCTAGAGCATCATTTCGGTAGCGAATCAACCAGGTCATCTACAGGAAACTTAtcagaagaagaagaagatgaTCGAGGACATCAAAAGACCACGTCCAATAGTTTCATAAATGTAACTATGAAATCAACAGAAACGCCAGCAAATGGATACTTCAAAGGAGTGTCTGAgtggaaaaataatgaatctaCTCCTATAAGACCACCAATCAGGAGAAAAAGAGAACAGAAAaccgaaattattaaaaacactgTTAACGAATTAGAGTCATCTCCATTGTTCAATTCAGTCCAACAAAGGGTCCAGGGATATGAAATGACAAAAGATAAGTTGTCTGGACGTAATGCgataaatggttttaaacaATCGCATCACAACGGATATGCTCAG ACCTCGGCTACTGTCGACAGACGTCACGACTCGACCGAATCGCCGGTGCCGTCGGACCCGTACCGGTCGTGGGACCAACGCCGGCGGCGATCGGCGGACAGCCACCGCAATAGCAAATCGACGGCCGCAGTGGCGCCAGAACCGAAACCAGACTATTCGCCGGAACCCGAACGGCGGGCCAGCAACGGGTCGTCGACGGCGGGCGGACGATCGAAAAAGGTGTACCAGAAGACGAGGTTTGCGGCGGACGCGCGACCGGCGCCCGAAAACGGCGGAAACGGCAAACAGGAGCGGAAGAAGTCGTTCGGCGAATCGTTCCGGCGGCTGGTGGGCAAGTTCACGGGCGGCGGGCACGGCAGCAAGTCGGACGCCGATCGGAAGAATAAAAACCGTAAGAAACCGGAATCGGCCGAGCGACGGCACGCCGACAGCGGCGACGACGGCGACTACGGTTACGACGGCGAGAACACCTACAGGAGTTACGACGGCGGCGTCAGACCAGTCGCCGACCGCCACCAGCGATTGTTCGGCAGCACGCAGACGTTGGACCGACACCGAGCCGGACGGACGGCCAACCACAACCGCAGCAGTAGCAAGGTTCGCGACGACGATTACGACGAAGacgactacgacgacgacgacgacgttcACCGGTACAACGAGCACCGCAGTCAGGACATCAGAGGATCATCGCCTGTGAtgaacggcggcggcggcaggaCTAGCAACGGAGTGCACAGGTACTACTTGGGCGAGGACCCTTTTGGCGGCAGTATTTACGGCCGCGAGAGGGAATACGACGGCGGCAAGCGCAGACCACACAAGAAGAACGGCAGCAGCGGCACTTACGACTCCCCGCAACATCATCACCACAGCACTCATTACGTCCagag GACTATACCAGTGAACACGACCAGTACTACATTGGGTCGGTTTAGCAAGTCTACAGGACGTTTGTTATCCGACGATTACAACAGTAGCGTATCGGATAGAGCTCAAACGCTGCCAAGAAAACTCCGAACGgagagcaaaataaaaaagcag GTGCACGCGTCCCGGGAGAACGATTACGGCGGAGTTACGAACCGATCGGCAGCCAACTCCGGGAGCATGATCAACGTATCGTTCGCCAACGGGCCGACCAAGCCGCAGCGGACGTTCTCGAAACCGTCGCTGCTCCGGAGCCAAAGCTTCAACGTTCAACCGGACCCGGGACACCAGACGCGCCGGTCGATCAGCACGCTGCACCGGCTTGAAgagtcgccgccgccgctcaAGAGCCCGAACATCGTGAGCATGTTGAGCAGGAGCACCAAGGACCTGTCGGTGGGCGCGGACGACGGGTACAGATCGCTGTCGGGCAGCTGGGCCAGCCCGGGAGAGCTGAGCAACgggggcggcggcggcgcgaGCACCGCGTACCGGCGGGACGATCCGAAGAAGAAGATCTTCATGAAGGGCCTGCTGGACCACGCGCCCGAGCTGTACAAGACGCTCAGCCACCAGGAGGACACGACCACCAGCACCACCACTGGCCGGCGGTATTCGCCCGTGAAGATGGACAGGCCGTACTCGAGCAGCGGCCACTCGTCGTCGCCGACCATCAGGCACGGCAGCGGCGGCGAGGTGACCAATCGGAGCGTGACGCGCCGCGGCAGCAAGGACGATTACACCGAGACGGTGAGGATCACGTCCAAGTCGGACGACCCGTACCGGCCGAGCGTCACCAACACGGTGCAGAACTTCACCAAGAAAAAGGTGCCCAGGGACGGCCGGGTGGAGACCATCGAGTCGACCGAGACCAAGACGGTGACCAAGAGTCGGTACAACGGCGGCGACGCCATCAACGGGTACAATAACGGCATCGGTGGCGGCGTGGTGATCGAAGTCAGGAACGGCAGGAACTGA
- the LOC114121325 gene encoding probable cardiolipin synthase (CMP-forming): MHHLLKYIFVSSQCCCKMYLPQCRMCFPTVLSNNKSFLSVRMYKNHRIMTNVYFADDRFSKRHNKLKNAIRDKQIILQQTKQKFQNKGKFILDDIKETKSKVRDTIKENVWTIPNMLCMTRIVLSPYLGYLIVNGNFEYALSFVAIASITDLIDGWIARNFKGQKSKLGSFLDPMADKVLVGTMFFTLTYIDLIPIYLTGIIILRDLVLIGAAFQIHYMSIPKPRTLSKLFDVTNTNVQLAPMFISKVNTTVQLVMVCATIAAPVFDYVDHPALQALWWLTTSTTVSSAISYIVHRKKTYKICNNLKR; encoded by the coding sequence ATGCATCatctattgaaatatatatttgtctcAAGCCAATGTtgctgtaaaatgtatttacctcAATGCAGAATGTGTTTTCCTACTgtactttcaaataataaatcatttttatcggTACGAATGTATAAAAACCATAGGATTATGACCAATGTTTATTTTGCGGATGATCGATTTTCAAAACGCCACAATAAGTTGAAAAATGCCATTCGAGATAAGCagattattttacaacaaactaagcaaaaatttcaaaataaaggtAAATTTATACTGGATGACATTAAGGAAACAAAATCAAAGGTACGGGATACTATAAAGGAGAATGTTTGGACAATACCTAATATGCTATGTATGACCAGAATAGTCTTAAGTCCTTACTTAGGTTATCTTATTGTCAATGGAAACTTTGAGTATGCCCTCAGTTTTGTGGCCATAGCAAGCATAACAGACTTAATTGATGGGTGGATTGCTAGAAATTTTAAAGGTCAGAAATCGAAATTGGGTAGTTTTTTGGATCCAATGGCTGACAAAGTGCTTGTGGGTACTATGTTTTTCACATTGACTTATATAGATTTAATCCCAATTTATCTTActggtataattatattaagggATCTGGTTTTGATTGGTGCTGCTTTTCAAATTCATTATATGTCAATACCAAAACCCAGaacattaagtaaattatttgatgttaCTAATACCAATGTTCAATTAGCACCCATGTTCATAAGTAAGGTAAATACCACAGTTCAATTAGTCATGGTTTGTGCTACTATAGCAGCTCCGGTGTTTGATTATGTTGATCATCCTGCACTCCAAGCATTGTGGTGGTTAACAACTTCTACTACAGTTTCATCAGCAATAAGTTATATAGTGCATAGAAAAAagacttataaaatatgtaataacctaaaaagataa